One window of the Oncorhynchus keta strain PuntledgeMale-10-30-2019 chromosome 31, Oket_V2, whole genome shotgun sequence genome contains the following:
- the LOC118371229 gene encoding E3 ubiquitin-protein ligase TRIM21-like isoform X4 has translation MASSSIVLSEEQFQCSICLDVFTEPVPMPCGHNYCKACIRGYWDSTDLCQCPMCKKTFDKRPDLFVNTFISEMTAQLKKLAPVEVTPITPGKTQVPCDVCPEGEHKALKSCLVCLASYCETHLEPHQILASFKKHKLIDPVENLEDRVCKKHERPLELFCRSDQMYVCQFCTETDHKTHKTVPIEEEYGERMTQMRKTKGKVQEMIQERLLKVKEIKQAVDLCKRNEKEREIADSMEVFAVLVRSIERSQAELIKVVEEKQKVSEKRAERFIKELEQEMTELKRRTPEIRHLLDIEDVILLLQTSPSSSTLPPTKNWSEVTVQSGLGVATLRRAVSQVEETLNKIREKLCDAELKRMQQCAVDVTLDPDTAHPGLILAADRKQVTYGDIMENLHDNKKRFVNNTRVLGREGFSSGRLYYEVQVEGKSSWLLGVARESINRKDCDVSQSPVDGYWTVGQWNMNEYKAYAGPWVNLSLRQKPQQVGVFVDYEEGQVSFYNVEARSHIYSITGCTFTERLYPFFSTGPNTSGDNSAPLIILTMKSD, from the coding sequence ATGGCTTCCTCCAGCATTGTCCTGTCTGAAGAGCAGTTCCAGTGCTCTATCTGTCTGGATGTGTTCACTGAGCCAGTCCCCATGCCCTGTGGACACAACTACTGCAAGGCCTGTATCAGAGGATACTGGGATAGCACTGACCTGTGCCAGTGTCCAATGTGTAAAAAGACATTTGATAAGAGACCAGATCTCTTTGTCAATACTTTCATTTCTGAAATGACTGCTCAGCTCAAGAAGTTGGCTCCAGTTGAGGTCACACCCATCACCCCAGGAAAAACCCAAGTACCATGTGACGTCTGTCCTGAGGGAGAGCACAAGGCCCTGAAGTCCTGCCTGGTGTGTCTGGCCTCTTACTGTGAGACTCACCTGGAGCCTCATCAAATACTGGCATCTTTCAAGAAACACAAGCTGATCGACCCTGTGGAGAACCTAGAAGACAGGGTGTGTAAGAAGCATGAGAGACCCCTGGAACTGTTCTGTAGGAGTGATCAGATGTATGTGTGTCAGTTCTGCACTGAGACAGACCACAAGACTCACAAGACTGTCCCCATAGAGGAAGAGTATGGAGAGAGAATGACTCAGATGAGGAAGACTAAGGGTAAAGTTCAGGAGATGATCCAGGAGAGACTGCTGAAGGTTAAGGAGATCAAACAGGCAGTAGATCTCTGCAAgagaaatgagaaagagagagagatagcagacaGCATGGAGGTCTTCGCGGTTTTAGTGCGCTCCATTGAGAGAAGCCAGGCTGAGCTCATAAAGGTGGTTGAGGAGAAGCAGAAAGTATCAGAGAAGCGGGCAGAAAGGTTCATTAAAGAGCTGGAGCAGGAAATGACTGAGCTAAAAAGAAGAACCCCTGAGATACGGCACCTTTTAGATATTGAAGATGTCATCCTGCTCCTCCAGACCTCCCCATCTAGCTCCACTCTTCCACCTACCAAAAACTGGTCTGAGGTCACTGTTCAAAGCGGTCTTGGTGTGGCGACTCTGAGGAGAGCTGTGTCTCAGGTGGAGGAGACATTAAATAAAATTAGGGAGAAGTTGTGTGATGCTGAGCTGAAGAGGATGCAGCAGTGTGCAGTGGATGTGACTCTGGACCCTGATACAGCACATCCAGGCCTCATCTTGGCTGCGGACAGGAAACAAGTGACATATGGAGACATCATGGAAaatctccatgacaacaaaaagaGATTTGTTAATAATACCCGTGTTTTAGGGAGGGAGGGGTTCTCCTCAGGAAGATTGTACTATGAGGTGCAGGTGGAGGGGAAGTCTAGTTGGCTTTTAGGAGTGGCTAGAGAGTCCATCAACAGGAAGGATTGTGATGTATCACAGAGTCCTGTAGATGGATACTGGACTGTGGGGCAGTGGAATATGAATGAATACAAGGCTTACGCTGGGCCTTGGGTCAACCTCTCCCTGAGACAGAAGCCCCAGCAGGTGGGGGTGTTTGTGGATTACGAGGAGGGTCAGGTCTCCTTTTACAACGTGGAGGCCAGGTCTCATATCTACTCTATCACTGGCTGCACCTTCACTGAGAGACTCtatccattcttctctacaggTCCAAATACCTCTGGTGATAACTCAGCTCCACTTATCATCTTGACAATGAAGTCTGACTGA